One Conger conger chromosome 18, fConCon1.1, whole genome shotgun sequence DNA window includes the following coding sequences:
- the znf365 gene encoding protein ZNF365: protein MQQKLSVRNFPLFKEIRELPFRCPRCGEQERFRSLSSLRAHLDYSHAYHTLHDLGPATRWRPADALLPDSRKARDGRCTERCKSASVETRRPGDPADKGGPKPASGALSVVGRVPAGGRGEEEEEEEDEVGACVRRRLEEMLRAADSSVERRLLRVSTELARADSELLRHRARSEHLAQEKQELHQRERALSRQVDTAVMVIATLRQQLCVSEQELERKEQEAITIHHFLDTAVQHEMCGKVRLQNFIENLLQRISLAERLLKYYQSSSSRPNCTTHSMSHTIENRPLRITKSRSAGGLLESGDRDTETREPSDRKGRYFPKFPRESQGHTPDYKGEGKSQHRPLAHYEV, encoded by the exons ATGCAGCAGAAGTTGAGCGTGAGGAACTTCCCGCTGTTCAAAGAGATCCGGGAGCTTCCGTTTCGCTGCCCGCGGTGCGGAGAACAGGAACGCTTCAGGAGCCTGTCGTCCCTGCGGGCCCACCTGGATTACAGCCACgcctaccacacactgcacgaCCTCGGCCCCGCCACCAGGTGGCGCCCTGCGGACGCGCTGCTCCCCGACAGCAGGAAGGCCCGGGATGGCCGCTGCACCGAGCGCTGCAAGAGCGCGTCCGTGGAGACGCGTCGCCCGGGAGACCCCGCGGACAAGGGGGGCCCGAAACCCGCTTCCGGCGCCCTCTCCGTAGTGGGGCGCGTCCctgcgggcgggcggggggaggaagaggaggaggaggaggacgaggtgGGGGCGTGCGTGCGGCGCAGGCTGGAGGAGATGCTGAGGGCCGCGGACAGCAGCGTGGAGCGCAGGCTGCTCAGGGTGAGCACGGAGCTGGCCCGGGCCGACTCGGAGCTCCTGAGGCACCGCGCACGCTCCGAGCACCTGGCCCAGGAGAAGCAGGAGCTGCACCAGCGGGAGAGGGCCCTCAGCCGGCAGGTGGACACGGCCGTCATGGTCATCGCCACCCTGCGGCAGCAGCTCTGCGTCTCcgagcaggagctggagaggaaGGAGCA GGAAGCTATTACAATTCATCACTTTCTGGATACAGCTGTTCAGCATGAGATGTGTGGGAAAGTTCGACTTCAGAACTTCATCGAGAACCTCTTACAGCGAATTTCACTCGCAGAGAGGCTTTTGAAATACTATCAAAGCAGTTCCAGTCGGCCCAACTGCACCACTCACTCT ATGTCCCACACCATTGAAAATCGACCTCTGAGAATAACCAAAAGCAG GTCGGCAGGCGGTCTCCTGGAATCaggggacagagacacagagacgagGGAACCATCCGATCGAAAAGGGCGGTATTTTCCAAAATTCCCTCGAGAGAGCCAGGGACACACCCCCGACTACAAGGGAGAAGGGAAGAGTCAGCACAGGCCGCTGGCCCACTATGAGGTCTGA
- the adob gene encoding 2-aminoethanethiol (cysteamine) dioxygenase b — protein sequence MPRDNMTSLIQKIARQALVTFRNQSTFGDKVFLENQSKLYSLLAEMRAADLQIVPRKVESSPISIPHNPPVTYMHICETDAFSMGVFLLKNGTSIPLHDHPGMNGMLKILYGKVRISCFDKLDQQSEAASETQFTPPLLPYQKDALRRSMLRSVGEYTEESSPCILTPNTDNLHQIDAVDGPTAFLDILAPPYDPDDGRDCHYYKVLTPVSGVVDKKADSQERREVWLLEIPQPSNFWCGGEPFPGPEVCL from the coding sequence ATGCCCCGGGACAACATGACCTCCCTCATCCAAAAGATTGCCAGGCAAGCCTTAGTTACCTTCAGAAATCAGTCTACATTTGGGGATAAAGTATTTTTGGAAAATCAAAGTAAGCTTTACAGCCTTCTGGCGGAAATGAGGGCGGCGGATCTACAGATTGTACCGCGGAAAGTTGAAAGCTCCCCAATTTCTATACCCCACAACCCGCCggtcacatacatgcacatatgcgAGACCGACGCCTTCAGCATGGGGGTTTTCTTGCTAAAGAACGGAACTTCCATCCCTCTGCACGACCACCCGGGGATGAACGGAATGCTGAAAATTCTCTACGGCAAGGTCAGGATTAGCTGCTTCGACAAGTTGGATCAGCAGTCGGAGGCAGCGAGTGAAACGCAGTTCACGCCACCACTCTTGCCCTACCAAAAGGACGCTCTGAGGAGATCCATGCTCAGGTCGGTCGGCGAGTACACGGAGGAAAGCAGTCCGTGCATTTTGACGCCAAATACAGACAACCTTCATCAGATTGATGCAGTGGACGGACCGACTGCGTTTCTCGACATACTGGCACCCCCCTACGACCCAGACGACGGGAGAGACTGCCACTATTACAAAGTGCTTACTCCGGTTTCAGGAGTGGTAGACAAAAAGGCAGATTCTCAGGAACGGAGAGAAGTGTGGCTGCTTGAGATTCCCCAGCCTTCAAACTTCTGGTGCGGCGGGGAACCCTTTCCCGGGCCCGAGGTCTGCCTGTAG
- the egr2a gene encoding E3 SUMO-protein ligase EGR2a, producing MTAKSLEKAAVNLSFGRPLLENCSGDAVVQTSVTVFPDGELGGNYDHISGTSADGDVTLENRFLDFYSNTFAQSAAPRDQAFAYVGKFSIDSSSSNWNPDSVINIVNAGILGMTQSCSTPSSAIPSITPNQFTDTPGCTVTQSLPIDSVYSSPPPYADDGEVYQDTCVFPSTSTSHVLYHPPPYQSPRTPTDCSLFPINSDFANLLHSACQRDIQIVPDRKPFICPMDSIRVQPPLTPLNTIRNFTLGGSTLDGLRLPTVHNPQNLPLRPILRPRKYPNRPCKTPVHERPFSCPAECCDRRFSRSDELTRHIRIHTGHKPFRCRICMRSFSRSDHLTTHIRTHTGEKPFPCDYCGKKFARSDERRRHTKIHIRQKERQSSTICSDSEHRTVS from the exons ATGACGGCCAAATCCCTGGAGAAAGCCGCAGTAAACCTCAGCTTCGGACGCCCTCTCCTAGAGAACTGCTCAGGGGATGCAGTTGTGCAAACTTCAGTAACAGTTTTTCCAGATGGGGAATTGGGAGGGAATTACGACCATATAAGTGGAACTTCCGCAG ATGGAGATGTTACACTTGAAAATCGCTTTCTCGACTTCTATTCCAACACTTTTGCGCAGTCAGCAGCGCCTCGCGACCAAGCCTTCGCCTATGTGGGGAAGTTTTCTATCGATTCTTCAAGTAGTAACTGGAATCCAGACAGTGTTATCAACATCGTCAACGCGGGGATCTTGGGCATGACCCAGTCATGCTCGACGCCCTCTTCGGCGATACCCTCAATTACTCCGAACCAGTTCACGGACACTCCGGGCTGCACTGTGACGCAAAGTCTGCCCATTGATAGCGTCTATTCATCGCCACCACCTTACGCGGACGACGGAGAGGTCTACCAAGACACATGCGTTTTTCCTTCAACATCCACTTCTCACGTTTTGTATCATCCACCGCCCTACCAATCACCAAGGACGCCCACAGACTGTTCTCTTTTCCCCATTAACTCGGACTTTGCAAATTTACTTCACTCTGCATGCCAACGGGACATCCAGATTGTTCCTGACCGAAAACCCTTCATATGTCCAATGGACTCAATCAGGGTCCAGCCCCCTCTCACTCCTCTGAACACTATCAGGAATTTTACATTAGGTGGGTCGACCTTAGACGGCCTAAGACTACCTACGGTTCACAACCCCCAGAATTTGCCTCTGAGACCGATATTGCGACCCAGGAAGTATCCGAACAGACCGTGCAAGACACCTGTTCACGAGCGGCCGTTCTCTTGTCCAGCAGAATGTTGCGACAGAAGGTTCTCTCGCTCTGACGAGCTGACCAGACACATTCGAATTCACACCGGGCACAAGCCCTTCCGCTGCCGCATCTGCATGAGGAGCTTCAGCCGCAGCGACCACCTCACCACGCACATCCGCACGCACACCGGAGAGAAACCGTTCCCATGTGATTACTGTGGCAAAAAATTCGCCAGAAGTGACGAACGAAGGAGACACACGAAAATTCACatcagacagaaagaaagacaaTCATCAACGATATGCAGTGACTCAGAACACAGAACGGTCAGTTAA